The following proteins are encoded in a genomic region of Chryseobacterium cucumeris:
- a CDS encoding TolC family protein has product MKIYVAGLLMFGVFSIVSAQTGSPAKDTIRLSLKEAWQKAEENSRHIRINTINVDIAEAEVKDAKRERLPEIEIKGSAEKASNIPIYENGIFSKPTQHEVIHTLYRAGADFYLNIYNGNKLNLKIKENQTLQKIKDIRKEQSVSDIHYKTASLYLELQKTLIFRDLIKQDIDDQKTQLKEIQTLYKNGVVLKSDVLRIELELSKRKMALVTIENDILIAMQKLNIILGIPDEQVVIPEAPFNQWNENTTYNEYLKLALDHSFDYHVSEQQTALSIIKLKQVKANVRPKVGMYGEFYYANPQIFLYPYNPYWYSLGIVGIKASFSISSLYHNTHKVKAAQLEFEKEEEVHRDTEDKVRQQVKEAYLRYQEALEQIKVAEANVAQAKENARIIKNTYFSQTSLITELLDADIQLLQTKFELEAAKIMAQNNYYLLQNITGVL; this is encoded by the coding sequence ATGAAAATTTATGTCGCCGGATTGCTGATGTTTGGAGTTTTCTCCATCGTATCAGCGCAGACCGGCAGTCCAGCAAAGGATACCATACGACTCTCCCTGAAGGAAGCATGGCAGAAAGCGGAGGAAAACAGCCGCCATATCAGAATCAATACAATCAACGTAGACATTGCCGAAGCCGAAGTAAAAGACGCTAAAAGAGAGCGACTCCCGGAAATAGAAATTAAAGGTTCTGCAGAAAAAGCTTCCAACATTCCTATCTATGAAAACGGAATCTTTTCCAAACCAACCCAGCATGAAGTTATCCATACGCTTTACAGAGCCGGAGCAGATTTTTATCTGAATATTTATAACGGAAACAAACTGAATCTTAAGATTAAGGAAAATCAAACGCTTCAGAAAATTAAGGATATCCGGAAAGAACAGTCCGTTTCAGATATTCACTACAAAACAGCATCACTTTATCTGGAATTACAGAAAACCTTAATTTTCAGAGATCTTATCAAGCAGGATATTGATGATCAGAAAACACAATTAAAAGAAATACAGACTCTTTATAAAAACGGAGTGGTTTTAAAAAGTGATGTTTTAAGGATTGAACTTGAACTTTCAAAACGAAAAATGGCACTGGTGACCATAGAAAATGATATCCTCATCGCCATGCAGAAACTGAATATTATTCTTGGAATTCCGGATGAACAGGTTGTTATTCCTGAAGCGCCGTTTAATCAGTGGAATGAGAATACAACGTACAACGAATACCTGAAACTGGCACTGGATCATTCTTTTGATTACCATGTTTCTGAACAGCAGACAGCGCTGAGTATTATCAAACTGAAACAGGTAAAAGCGAATGTAAGACCTAAGGTAGGGATGTATGGCGAATTTTATTACGCCAATCCGCAGATTTTCCTTTATCCCTATAATCCTTATTGGTATTCGCTGGGAATCGTTGGAATTAAAGCATCATTTTCCATCTCTTCCCTTTACCATAACACCCATAAAGTAAAGGCCGCCCAGTTGGAGTTTGAAAAAGAAGAGGAAGTGCACAGGGATACTGAAGATAAAGTAAGACAACAGGTGAAAGAAGCTTATCTGCGTTATCAGGAAGCTTTGGAACAGATAAAAGTGGCAGAAGCCAATGTAGCTCAGGCAAAGGAAAATGCACGTATTATCAAAAATACTTACTTCAGCCAGACTTCTCTTATTACAGAATTGCTGGATGCAGATATACAGCTGCTTCAGACAAAATTTGAACTGGAAGCGGCTAAAATTATGGCACAGAACAATTATTATTTATTACAAAATATTACAGGCGTTTTATAA
- a CDS encoding helix-turn-helix transcriptional regulator: MGLIAALPDIDKDDKSVFVMHEKSEKLIPFHKHTKGQLSYVEGGIAYITIDNRTYVVPARHFFWIPQGMEHILEIGHTATVLRSLYFYAHDDFSDPFYNRLGIYPASELLIQMIKYSEIWDEKHVTAKDENFEFLVALKKILPKTHQQPLPIILPATHNKQMMKIVSYLEWNIGEKLTLVNVSSKFGLSERSLSRLFKADMDISFLQYLKTLRIIKAIELLLNTDKPINEIADDVGYSSISAFSDTFHEFTQSRPSDLRKSNKAIQNFTD, encoded by the coding sequence ATGGGATTAATTGCTGCGCTTCCTGATATTGATAAAGACGATAAAAGTGTATTTGTCATGCACGAAAAATCTGAAAAACTGATTCCTTTTCACAAGCATACAAAAGGACAGCTGAGCTATGTGGAAGGCGGCATCGCCTATATAACGATTGATAACAGAACCTATGTGGTACCGGCAAGACACTTTTTCTGGATTCCGCAGGGAATGGAGCACATTTTAGAGATCGGACATACAGCCACAGTCCTGCGTTCCCTTTATTTTTATGCCCACGATGATTTTTCAGATCCTTTTTATAACAGATTAGGAATATACCCTGCATCCGAACTGCTGATTCAGATGATCAAATATTCTGAAATATGGGATGAAAAGCATGTAACTGCAAAAGATGAAAACTTTGAATTTCTGGTAGCATTAAAAAAGATCCTTCCCAAAACCCATCAACAGCCATTACCTATTATTCTTCCTGCCACTCATAACAAACAGATGATGAAAATCGTATCTTATCTGGAATGGAATATCGGAGAAAAACTGACTCTGGTTAATGTAAGCAGTAAATTTGGTTTGAGTGAACGCTCTTTGTCGCGTCTTTTCAAAGCGGATATGGACATTTCTTTTCTGCAGTACCTGAAAACATTAAGAATCATTAAAGCCATTGAACTGCTTTTAAATACCGATAAGCCTATCAATGAAATAGCGGATGACGTTGGATACAGCTCTATCAGTGCCTTTAGCGACACCTTCCATGAGTTTACCCAATCCAGACCTTCTGATTTAAGGAAGAGCAATAAAGCCATTCAGAATTTTACAGATTAA
- a CDS encoding DUF2723 domain-containing protein, which yields MKNWSFKKWNTVLGWFLFAIALITYLSTIEHSLSFWDCGEYISSAVKLEVTHAPGAALFQIVGAAASIFALGNTENYSVVINAMSALFSAFTILLLFWTITHFLRRLLHRDFEEITKHQEISILFAGAIGALCFTFSDTFWFSAVEGEVYAMASLFIALLVWLITKWENEYKAIDSERWIILIFFITGLSVGVHMMCMLALPAICLVFYARNYTFSWKSFIIANLVTLGILAFVFKIIFPLIMTLFGQLEIFFVNGLGLPFHSGTIAAFVFMAAISYFLIKYAGKTKKKVYQTVVLSLVYMIIGFSCWLVIPIRANANPPMNLNDPDTAIGMRDYYNRVQYGDWPTIYGQNYTAFLDKNGLEKEEDGSYKRDITGDIYEKDEKTGTYRKTGERFNYVFNKSHISFMPRMFNEDKEVMANYISLYGAPDFTFNYDNEDVADNPEAKRIFEELRAKYEGDSITAEDYLKVKPYDLIKVQRPSFAQNMDYFISFQNGYYFVRYLMWNFVGRQNDLQGHMENTNGNWISGFSFIDNALLGDQDHMPAQFKNESTVKFFFLPLILGLIGFFFQLNRDFGRFYAILSLFILTSVGIVFYTGVKPFEVRERDYAMVGSFYAFAVWIGLGAGAILWLIQSKIKSNAANIILGVVLLGIPFMMGFQNYTSHDRSKKTAARDYAYSFLRSLPKDDIIFIYGDNDTFPVWAIQETERFRDDVKTVNFTLLATPWNIDQVKRRTYNAMGIPGELTHEEYRDGVNDQVYLMKKEDWEGLFQMLKEQGAPETAFQEFRKYLTQDSMILKDAIKFLKLQSSEKDELLKMYFGEKQYEKYNIIPVSKFILPVNKENAVKAGIINQSDLPDAVDQIMINYEANTLYKSNLIVLDMLANFDWKRPISFSSGGMYESENIFYLDEYLQFDGFSYRLVPIHTPQGPDGDKGRVDAQSLYQLVKNFRWGNFKDLSIYYDETATSNILGYRMSVSRAVSALVASGQKAKALELLELAAKEIPAEKYNDPRSLSAMVTGYIVAGQEQKGLQLAEMLKKGIFEEYDYYQNLSPSFKAMAKRQMRSKPMEYALVVSAVTEGYKKLGQNEKAHAYLLKAMEPIDKKFNIFIKGLQQMDKERAGKEAENIRQIAPFYQYLFNVMEPFDSTYSRKKEIEITNVMMKVTQ from the coding sequence ATGAAAAACTGGTCTTTTAAAAAATGGAACACCGTACTGGGATGGTTCCTTTTCGCTATTGCGCTTATTACTTATCTTTCAACGATAGAACATTCTTTGAGTTTCTGGGACTGCGGGGAATATATTTCTTCAGCTGTAAAGCTGGAGGTAACTCATGCTCCGGGAGCCGCTTTATTCCAGATCGTGGGAGCGGCAGCGAGTATTTTTGCATTGGGAAATACTGAAAATTATTCTGTGGTGATCAATGCCATGTCAGCGTTATTCAGTGCATTTACCATTCTGTTGCTGTTCTGGACGATCACCCATTTTTTAAGACGGCTTTTGCATAGAGACTTTGAAGAGATTACAAAACATCAGGAAATCTCTATCCTTTTTGCAGGAGCTATCGGGGCCTTATGCTTTACCTTTTCAGATACCTTTTGGTTTTCGGCTGTAGAAGGTGAGGTGTATGCAATGGCTTCGCTGTTTATTGCGTTGCTGGTATGGCTCATTACAAAATGGGAAAACGAATATAAAGCGATTGACAGTGAGAGATGGATCATCCTTATTTTCTTTATCACAGGTCTTTCCGTAGGAGTACATATGATGTGTATGCTGGCTCTTCCGGCCATATGTCTGGTGTTTTACGCCCGGAATTATACCTTTTCGTGGAAAAGTTTTATCATAGCGAATCTTGTTACTTTGGGAATTCTTGCCTTCGTGTTCAAGATTATTTTCCCCTTGATTATGACCCTCTTTGGACAGCTTGAAATTTTCTTTGTGAACGGTTTAGGGCTTCCTTTCCATTCAGGGACAATTGCGGCGTTTGTTTTTATGGCCGCAATAAGTTATTTCTTAATTAAGTATGCTGGAAAAACAAAAAAGAAGGTATACCAGACTGTGGTTTTATCCCTTGTTTACATGATCATTGGTTTCTCCTGCTGGCTGGTGATTCCCATCAGAGCCAATGCGAATCCACCGATGAATCTTAATGATCCGGATACCGCGATCGGAATGAGAGATTATTATAACAGGGTTCAATATGGTGACTGGCCTACGATTTACGGGCAGAATTATACCGCTTTTCTCGACAAAAACGGGCTGGAAAAAGAGGAAGACGGAAGTTATAAAAGAGACATCACCGGAGATATTTATGAAAAAGATGAAAAAACCGGAACTTACAGAAAAACCGGAGAAAGATTCAACTATGTTTTTAATAAATCTCACATAAGTTTTATGCCAAGGATGTTCAATGAAGATAAAGAAGTGATGGCTAATTATATCTCATTGTATGGAGCTCCTGATTTTACCTTCAATTACGATAATGAAGATGTGGCAGACAATCCTGAGGCTAAACGTATTTTTGAAGAACTGAGAGCAAAATATGAAGGAGATTCTATCACTGCAGAAGATTATCTGAAAGTAAAACCTTATGATCTGATTAAGGTACAGCGCCCTTCATTTGCTCAGAATATGGATTATTTTATTTCTTTCCAGAACGGATATTATTTTGTGCGATACCTGATGTGGAATTTTGTTGGAAGACAGAACGATCTTCAGGGACATATGGAAAATACCAACGGGAACTGGATTTCAGGATTTTCTTTTATTGATAATGCTCTGTTGGGTGATCAGGATCATATGCCTGCTCAATTTAAAAATGAAAGTACCGTAAAGTTTTTCTTTTTACCATTGATTCTGGGTTTGATTGGTTTCTTTTTCCAGCTGAACAGAGATTTTGGAAGATTTTATGCCATACTTTCACTGTTTATTCTGACCAGTGTGGGAATTGTTTTCTATACCGGAGTAAAACCGTTTGAAGTGCGGGAAAGAGACTATGCCATGGTAGGTTCATTCTATGCCTTTGCCGTGTGGATTGGTCTGGGAGCCGGAGCCATCCTTTGGCTGATTCAGTCCAAGATTAAATCCAATGCAGCCAACATTATACTGGGAGTTGTATTGCTGGGAATCCCTTTTATGATGGGATTCCAGAATTATACTTCCCATGACAGAAGCAAAAAAACTGCAGCCCGCGATTATGCCTATTCATTTTTACGGTCATTGCCTAAAGATGATATCATTTTTATTTATGGTGATAATGATACTTTTCCGGTGTGGGCTATTCAGGAAACAGAAAGATTCAGGGATGATGTGAAAACGGTCAATTTTACCCTTTTAGCCACTCCATGGAATATTGATCAGGTGAAAAGAAGAACCTACAATGCCATGGGAATTCCGGGTGAGCTGACCCATGAAGAATATAGAGACGGTGTCAATGATCAGGTGTATCTGATGAAAAAAGAAGATTGGGAAGGACTTTTCCAGATGCTGAAAGAACAGGGAGCGCCGGAAACGGCTTTCCAGGAGTTCAGAAAATATCTGACTCAGGATTCAATGATCCTGAAGGATGCTATAAAATTTCTGAAATTACAATCGTCTGAAAAAGATGAACTGCTGAAAATGTACTTCGGCGAAAAACAATATGAAAAATACAATATTATTCCAGTCAGTAAATTTATCCTTCCCGTCAACAAAGAAAATGCCGTAAAAGCAGGAATTATTAATCAGTCCGATCTTCCGGATGCTGTAGATCAGATCATGATCAATTATGAAGCGAATACCCTTTACAAAAGCAATCTGATAGTGCTGGATATGCTGGCCAATTTCGACTGGAAGCGCCCGATCAGTTTCTCTTCAGGCGGAATGTATGAAAGCGAAAATATTTTTTATCTGGATGAATATCTGCAGTTTGACGGTTTCAGCTACAGATTGGTTCCCATTCATACGCCTCAGGGACCTGATGGAGATAAAGGAAGGGTAGATGCCCAATCTCTTTATCAGTTGGTGAAAAATTTCAGATGGGGAAATTTTAAAGATCTGAGTATTTATTATGATGAAACAGCTACGTCAAATATTTTGGGCTACAGAATGTCGGTGAGCAGAGCTGTATCTGCACTTGTGGCAAGCGGGCAGAAAGCGAAAGCACTCGAGTTACTGGAACTTGCTGCAAAAGAAATTCCTGCTGAAAAATACAACGATCCACGTTCACTGAGCGCCATGGTTACCGGATATATTGTTGCAGGGCAGGAGCAAAAAGGTCTTCAGCTTGCAGAAATGCTCAAAAAAGGAATATTTGAAGAATATGATTATTACCAGAATCTTTCTCCTTCATTTAAAGCAATGGCGAAAAGACAGATGAGGTCCAAGCCGATGGAATATGCATTGGTGGTTTCTGCTGTTACTGAAGGCTACAAAAAGCTTGGGCAAAATGAAAAAGCACATGCGTATCTTTTAAAAGCAATGGAGCCTATCGACAAAAAATTCAATATCTTCATAAAAGGTCTGCAGCAGATGGACAAAGAAAGAGCAGGGAAAGAAGCTGAAAATATACGCCAGATCGCTCCCTTTTATCAGTATTTATTCAATGTTATGGAGCCCTTTGATTCCACCTATTCCAGGAAAAAAGAAATTGAGATTACCAATGTGATGATGAAAGTGACACAGTAA
- a CDS encoding SDR family oxidoreductase, which yields MNIQLFSKNALVGGATQGIGAGIAVELAKCGANVTVMARNEAKLKDFVSSLPVINTDQKHGYLVADFSDFESYKKIIGGFFYDHSIDILVNNTNGPEPGLALDKNADDYQKAFDLLFKTVCETTLLALPHMIQQKKGRIINVSSLSVKEPIGNLALSNSIRSAVIAWAKTLSNEIAQHNITINNVLTGYFDTERIQKLVAHEAQQSGNAEEEIKKARENKIPMKRFGQPEEYGHLVAFLASEYSNYLTGTSIPLDGGLNNTY from the coding sequence ATGAATATCCAACTTTTTTCAAAAAATGCTTTAGTAGGAGGGGCAACCCAGGGAATCGGTGCCGGAATAGCTGTTGAACTGGCAAAATGCGGTGCTAATGTTACCGTTATGGCCCGTAATGAAGCCAAACTTAAAGACTTTGTTTCATCTCTGCCGGTTATCAATACTGATCAGAAACATGGGTATCTGGTAGCAGATTTTTCAGATTTTGAAAGTTATAAGAAAATTATAGGAGGATTTTTTTATGATCATTCGATAGATATTCTGGTGAATAATACCAATGGTCCTGAACCTGGTTTAGCACTGGATAAAAATGCCGATGATTATCAGAAAGCATTTGATTTGCTGTTTAAAACTGTTTGCGAAACAACATTATTGGCTTTGCCTCACATGATCCAACAGAAAAAAGGGCGTATTATTAATGTTTCATCACTTTCAGTAAAAGAACCGATCGGAAATCTGGCCTTGTCCAATTCTATCCGTTCAGCAGTAATTGCTTGGGCCAAAACGCTTTCCAACGAAATTGCACAACACAATATCACGATAAATAATGTCTTAACAGGATACTTTGATACTGAAAGAATTCAGAAACTGGTAGCTCATGAAGCTCAGCAAAGTGGCAATGCTGAAGAAGAAATAAAAAAGGCGAGGGAAAATAAGATTCCGATGAAAAGATTCGGACAGCCTGAGGAATATGGACATCTCGTGGCTTTTCTGGCTTCTGAATATTCAAATTATCTTACCGGAACAAGTATTCCTTTGGATGGAGGATTGAATAATACGTATTAA
- a CDS encoding RidA family protein has translation MEKKTVNPWKWQDERSYSQAVEVKNVQSTLYCSGQAAIDPDGTSSNKDMKSQLEQAIANLEEVISTAGYECGGIVRLNIYTTSTEELWPHFPILQEWIATHAIQQAVTMLEVKGLFETLKVELEATVVK, from the coding sequence ATGGAAAAAAAAACGGTTAATCCTTGGAAATGGCAGGATGAAAGAAGCTATTCACAGGCGGTAGAGGTAAAAAATGTGCAAAGTACTTTATATTGCTCGGGACAGGCAGCTATTGACCCCGATGGAACATCCAGTAATAAGGATATGAAATCGCAGCTGGAACAGGCTATTGCCAATCTGGAAGAAGTAATCAGTACTGCAGGATATGAATGTGGCGGTATTGTAAGATTAAATATTTATACAACTTCTACGGAAGAGCTTTGGCCACATTTTCCTATTCTTCAGGAGTGGATTGCCACACATGCAATTCAGCAGGCTGTAACGATGCTTGAAGTGAAAGGTTTGTTTGAAACTTTAAAAGTGGAGCTTGAAGCTACCGTCGTAAAATAA
- a CDS encoding Crp/Fnr family transcriptional regulator has translation MLHQLRTHIEKIIPLNDDEFEFISSCFTYKKYKKHQFLVQEGETVPYNYFVLKGLLKLVYSDETGKEHIVGFAMEDWWETDFPAYYQQTAATMSLECIEDTEVLCIKLDDYRKLCAQLPKLEHFFLEKAYMGFITAQQRTISMMTTGIKERYEQLLEKYPSLVQRVPKSLLAAYLGVSRETLSRLPL, from the coding sequence ATGCTGCATCAGCTAAGAACCCATATTGAAAAAATAATTCCTCTTAATGATGATGAATTTGAATTCATATCATCCTGCTTTACTTATAAAAAATATAAGAAACATCAGTTTCTGGTACAGGAAGGGGAAACGGTTCCCTATAATTATTTTGTCCTGAAAGGCTTGCTGAAGCTGGTTTATTCTGACGAAACCGGAAAAGAACATATTGTTGGATTTGCCATGGAAGACTGGTGGGAAACAGATTTTCCCGCTTATTATCAGCAAACGGCAGCAACAATGTCTCTGGAATGTATTGAAGATACGGAAGTACTGTGTATTAAGCTGGACGATTACAGAAAACTTTGCGCTCAACTTCCAAAGCTGGAGCATTTCTTCCTTGAAAAAGCATATATGGGATTTATTACGGCTCAACAGCGTACCATTTCCATGATGACAACAGGAATAAAAGAACGCTATGAGCAGCTTTTGGAAAAATATCCTTCTCTTGTTCAGCGTGTTCCGAAATCTCTTTTGGCTGCTTATTTAGGGGTGTCCAGAGAAACCTTAAGCCGTCTGCCTCTGTAA
- a CDS encoding SMI1/KNR4 family protein has product MMILFILPVLAEIETEILKEKSTVQNFPKVIVFPFSESYKTLVTQIKTTEISSETILYNSVDAVNENKEFNLPEYWCFAGNGQGDRWFLDRDQKVFFYDHDDDGKLKPMHINFEEWLQMAIIIRQLDQCFDQYDHITEPVRLEFYKTLNTIHPTLSDVYPFTL; this is encoded by the coding sequence ATGATGATTCTCTTTATACTGCCTGTTCTTGCAGAAATAGAAACTGAAATCCTTAAAGAAAAAAGCACCGTGCAGAATTTTCCAAAGGTTATAGTATTTCCTTTCTCTGAAAGCTATAAAACGCTGGTTACTCAAATAAAAACAACAGAAATCTCTTCTGAGACCATTCTGTACAATTCAGTGGATGCAGTCAATGAAAATAAAGAATTTAACTTGCCGGAGTACTGGTGTTTTGCTGGCAACGGACAAGGTGACCGATGGTTTCTGGATAGGGATCAGAAGGTTTTTTTCTATGATCATGATGATGACGGGAAGCTGAAGCCGATGCATATTAATTTTGAAGAATGGCTGCAAATGGCAATCATTATCCGTCAGTTGGATCAATGTTTTGATCAATATGACCATATCACTGAGCCGGTTCGTCTGGAGTTCTATAAAACCCTGAATACGATTCATCCCACATTAAGTGATGTGTATCCGTTTACATTGTAA
- a CDS encoding TlpA family protein disulfide reductase, giving the protein MENLKIWLRKNASTAVLTVLFIIVLVNKDAKAWLMRQVASTGILNSSISEPQKKQNNAAKVSYTGLMLKNEEGKIVDTSALQNKVVFINFWASWCPPCRAEFPSVQKLYDQYKNNPDMVFLTVNLDDNVSLGKSYLKEKGFTVPFLTPAGNIPDILYSGSLPTTVVLDKKGKIRMQHTGVADYSKDSFYKQIDELLNEKP; this is encoded by the coding sequence ATGGAAAATCTGAAAATTTGGTTAAGAAAAAATGCTTCTACGGCAGTACTTACCGTATTATTTATTATCGTTTTGGTGAATAAAGATGCAAAGGCATGGCTGATGAGGCAGGTGGCTTCCACCGGAATTCTCAATTCCAGCATATCAGAACCACAAAAAAAACAGAATAATGCAGCCAAAGTTTCCTATACCGGGCTGATGCTGAAAAATGAAGAAGGAAAGATTGTAGATACTTCTGCTTTACAGAATAAAGTGGTCTTTATTAACTTCTGGGCGTCATGGTGCCCTCCCTGCAGGGCTGAATTTCCATCTGTGCAGAAGCTGTATGATCAGTATAAAAATAATCCGGATATGGTATTTCTTACAGTAAATCTGGATGATAATGTCAGTCTGGGAAAATCTTATTTAAAAGAGAAAGGCTTTACGGTTCCTTTTCTTACACCGGCTGGAAATATTCCTGATATATTGTATAGCGGATCTTTACCAACCACTGTTGTACTGGATAAAAAAGGAAAAATCCGCATGCAGCATACAGGAGTGGCAGATTATAGCAAAGATTCCTTTTATAAACAGATTGATGAACTGTTGAACGAAAAGCCATAA
- a CDS encoding DUF6796 family protein — translation MKYSGKINWSFAAAIAVSICWIIGDIYVAGFDPDPSDYPLFSKTYADQVNLEFATLMLEGSTPRLMFGALIGALTGPLLLPATWLVYQFFKDTQKWYAVFVYWVLLAGAVLSPLGHAGFFYVGEIYKAVYHTDSASHPYLLETGRGFMKMLNIAWGTAIGVLAVGWISFAVCILFNKTLLPGWMALLTPFALTLFIFPIKNLLPLPFSGWVGGAIFNIAYLTFFSSLLFFFRKKLLNRI, via the coding sequence ATGAAATATTCAGGTAAAATAAACTGGTCTTTTGCGGCAGCAATAGCAGTGTCAATATGTTGGATTATTGGTGATATTTACGTTGCCGGATTTGATCCGGATCCATCAGATTATCCTTTGTTTTCAAAAACCTATGCAGATCAGGTAAATCTGGAATTTGCAACTTTAATGCTGGAAGGTTCCACTCCGAGATTGATGTTTGGTGCTTTGATTGGTGCTCTTACGGGGCCTTTACTGCTTCCTGCTACGTGGCTGGTGTATCAGTTTTTCAAAGATACTCAAAAATGGTATGCAGTCTTTGTGTATTGGGTCTTACTGGCAGGAGCGGTTTTATCACCTTTAGGACATGCCGGATTCTTCTATGTTGGGGAGATTTATAAAGCAGTTTATCATACAGACTCTGCCTCTCACCCTTATCTTCTGGAGACGGGAAGAGGTTTTATGAAAATGCTTAACATTGCCTGGGGAACAGCTATTGGTGTACTGGCAGTCGGATGGATTTCCTTTGCTGTTTGTATTCTTTTCAATAAAACTCTGTTGCCGGGGTGGATGGCTCTGCTGACACCATTTGCCCTTACTTTGTTTATCTTTCCTATAAAAAATCTTTTACCGCTTCCTTTTTCAGGATGGGTAGGAGGTGCCATATTCAATATTGCCTATCTGACATTTTTCAGTTCGCTACTTTTCTTTTTCAGAAAGAAATTGCTGAACAGGATTTAG
- a CDS encoding helix-turn-helix transcriptional regulator, with product MTVRLYDENFGNMLMERDYPSSYFLDDGGIQESITQLTPPYGNGFYHEISFTHVHISFGNIVLNKPLQLYLESDFDSVEMHFTLKGKSKAISGNFQKTIVFDNYQHNIIYAHHMEGRMEFEGPEMYVFEINLAPEFFKKFLPEYSGLFEIFRNSIDKQNSSLIQAGHNRITHDMYQILNDIILCNRKGTFKRIYLEAKVNELLLLQLEQFVDSESSSSSLQKKDIEKMYAVRDYIVKNLNADSSLNDLAHLVGTNEFTLKKGFKELFGTTVFGFWNDLKMEQAKKMLLDSDLNISEISDHIGYKNPRHFSSAFKRKFNILPSQLRSR from the coding sequence ATGACAGTACGGCTATATGATGAAAACTTTGGAAACATGCTTATGGAGCGGGATTATCCTTCCTCTTATTTCTTAGATGATGGAGGCATCCAGGAATCCATTACCCAGCTGACTCCTCCTTATGGAAATGGTTTTTATCACGAAATAAGCTTTACCCATGTCCACATCAGTTTTGGGAATATTGTATTGAATAAACCGCTTCAATTGTACCTTGAGAGTGATTTTGATTCGGTAGAAATGCATTTTACCCTGAAAGGAAAAAGCAAAGCCATTTCGGGTAACTTTCAAAAAACAATAGTGTTTGATAACTACCAGCACAATATTATTTATGCCCATCATATGGAAGGCAGGATGGAATTCGAAGGTCCGGAAATGTATGTATTCGAAATCAATCTTGCTCCTGAGTTCTTTAAAAAATTTCTACCTGAGTATTCAGGACTGTTTGAAATATTCAGAAATTCGATTGATAAGCAGAATTCATCGCTCATACAGGCCGGGCATAACCGCATTACCCATGATATGTATCAGATTCTGAACGACATCATTCTCTGCAACAGAAAAGGGACTTTCAAACGAATTTATCTTGAAGCTAAAGTAAATGAACTTCTTCTGTTGCAGCTTGAACAGTTTGTTGACAGTGAATCCTCATCTTCTTCTCTCCAGAAAAAAGATATAGAGAAAATGTACGCTGTGAGGGATTATATTGTAAAGAACCTGAATGCAGATAGTTCCCTGAATGATCTTGCCCATCTGGTAGGAACCAACGAATTTACTTTAAAGAAAGGATTCAAAGAGCTCTTCGGGACTACCGTTTTCGGATTCTGGAATGATCTCAAAATGGAGCAGGCCAAAAAAATGCTTCTCGACAGCGACCTGAATATCAGTGAAATTTCTGACCATATCGGCTATAAAAATCCGAGACATTTTTCATCAGCATTTAAACGAAAATTCAATATCCTGCCAAGCCAGCTCAGAAGCAGATAG